Proteins found in one candidate division TA06 bacterium genomic segment:
- a CDS encoding glycosyltransferase family 9 protein encodes MPFPKPDCRHFLGYKPCPLNPDCQSCREYRPWKGNILLIKTAAKGDVLRTTPLAAALKQKYPLSRLTWLTAPDAMPLLEGNPHIDRLLAYSLEAVMEISSQRYDLAICLDKEPHLAGMAVQVRAKRKYGFGVDRLGQLIPLDKNSKYLYGLGLSNHLKFQVNQKSYQQLVIEACGLKYRQQLYVLSLTGEELSWAKVHLHKFSRLKGKKHLVGINTGTGRAFPTKSWPKENFIRLGRLLAGHKDIGLLLLGGSEEAQLNQAIAKSCPGFINPGTSLELRQFAAVISALDLLVSADTLGMHLGIALGKRTVALFGPTCSQEIDLYQKGEKLSAGAKCSPCYKTYCPDPVCMSDLTPESVRDAVLRTLSL; translated from the coding sequence ATGCCGTTTCCCAAGCCTGATTGCCGGCATTTTCTGGGTTACAAGCCCTGCCCGCTCAACCCGGACTGCCAGTCGTGCCGTGAGTACCGTCCTTGGAAGGGGAATATACTGCTGATCAAGACCGCTGCCAAGGGTGATGTATTGCGCACCACTCCTTTGGCCGCGGCTTTAAAGCAAAAATACCCCCTAAGCCGCCTTACCTGGCTGACCGCCCCGGATGCCATGCCTTTGCTGGAGGGGAACCCCCACATCGACAGACTGCTGGCCTATTCTCTTGAAGCGGTGATGGAGATCTCTTCTCAAAGATATGACTTGGCAATCTGCCTGGACAAGGAGCCCCACTTGGCCGGGATGGCCGTACAGGTCCGGGCCAAACGTAAATACGGGTTCGGGGTGGACAGGCTGGGACAGCTGATCCCCCTGGATAAGAATTCAAAGTATCTTTACGGTCTGGGACTTTCCAACCATCTCAAATTCCAGGTTAACCAAAAAAGCTATCAACAGCTGGTCATCGAGGCTTGCGGGCTGAAATACCGGCAGCAGCTTTATGTGCTGAGCCTTACCGGGGAAGAATTATCCTGGGCAAAGGTACACTTGCATAAATTCTCCCGGTTGAAGGGCAAAAAGCATCTGGTGGGGATCAACACCGGAACCGGACGGGCTTTTCCCACCAAAAGCTGGCCCAAAGAAAATTTCATCAGGCTGGGAAGGCTTTTGGCCGGGCATAAAGACATCGGCTTGCTGCTGCTGGGCGGCTCCGAAGAGGCCCAGCTGAACCAGGCCATCGCCAAAAGCTGCCCCGGTTTCATCAATCCCGGGACCAGCCTGGAATTACGCCAGTTCGCAGCGGTCATCAGCGCCCTGGACCTGCTGGTCAGCGCCGATACTTTGGGGATGCATTTGGGGATCGCTTTGGGCAAAAGGACGGTGGCCTTGTTCGGCCCCACCTGCAGCCAGGAAATTGACCTGTATCAAAAAGGCGAAAAACTTTCGGCCGGGGCAAAGTGCTCTCCCTGCTATAAAACATATTGTCCCGATCCAGTCTGCATGTCAGACCTGACCCCGGAATCTGTCCGGGATGCGGTGTTAAGGACATTGTCCTTATGA
- a CDS encoding tetratricopeptide repeat protein codes for MPVLEDIVKDYQGKIAVLKERLKVPEAKGQEGQMEREIRELYKDIAIALKHLLSLQDSVKTLISVYKSAPVSEDQSKLMIRSFVETMRTDSLGSSTYVAEGWNQICSGEYEKAIGSLSNAVKLNPTDTKAMGLLGWAYSYQGNYDQALEICLKVLQLEPNNDAVRNNLGFVCLKKQIYGEAIEHFSRVLKSGKDRSAVLYSHYYMGLVYLERQMLDDAIFFFSKATVLGPNLIEAYYHLGQAYYHKKMPGAAIREWEKCIKLSPGNWWSKEAQEQIDTLKSEEA; via the coding sequence ATGCCGGTGCTGGAAGATATTGTCAAGGATTACCAAGGCAAGATCGCGGTCCTGAAGGAACGGCTTAAAGTTCCCGAGGCCAAGGGGCAGGAAGGGCAGATGGAGCGGGAGATCCGCGAGTTATACAAGGACATTGCCATAGCCTTGAAGCACCTGTTAAGTTTGCAGGATTCAGTCAAAACGCTGATCTCGGTCTACAAATCGGCCCCGGTCAGCGAGGACCAATCTAAGCTGATGATCCGCTCCTTTGTGGAGACCATGCGCACCGACAGCCTGGGGAGTTCCACCTATGTGGCCGAAGGCTGGAACCAGATCTGCAGCGGGGAATACGAAAAGGCCATCGGCTCGCTAAGCAATGCGGTCAAGCTGAATCCCACCGACACCAAGGCCATGGGTCTTTTGGGCTGGGCCTACAGTTATCAGGGGAATTATGACCAGGCTTTGGAGATCTGTCTTAAAGTTCTGCAGCTGGAGCCCAATAACGATGCGGTGCGCAACAACCTGGGATTCGTCTGCCTTAAAAAACAGATCTACGGCGAGGCCATCGAGCATTTCAGCCGGGTGCTTAAATCCGGCAAAGACCGGTCCGCGGTGCTTTACTCCCATTATTACATGGGGCTGGTCTATCTGGAGCGGCAGATGCTGGATGACGCCATATTCTTCTTCTCCAAGGCCACTGTGCTGGGGCCGAATCTGATAGAAGCCTACTACCACCTGGGGCAGGCTTATTACCATAAAAAGATGCCTGGGGCGGCCATCCGGGAATGGGAGAAATGCATCAAACTCTCGCCAGGCAACTGGTGGTCAAAGGAGGCTCAGGAGCAGATCGACACTTTGAAAAGCGAGGAAGCCTGA
- a CDS encoding serine/threonine protein kinase → MKERIGNYQVSSVLSSGGMATIYLGRHAELGRQVVIKQLHPHLANDQGFVKRFEREAKLLGRLHHENIVDVTDYFELEGSYYIILEYIDGCSLKDLLAQQQKLPFLLSVYVVGQIAQGLWHAHQNQIIHRDIKPANVMLTRGGGVKITDFGLAYAQEALGITDPGTFVGTPAYLAPEQLKGQPADAQSDIYALGVMFYEMLSGNNPFAGQTHSETIDRTLRLVPKSLARQDSELPLGVDSVIQKLLDKNPKHRYGDAGKLLAGLTPYQMGSPEALSRYISAPLSYVPRQEDLTLIKKMARTERRVFVVRQTLFIATLAALMVFSSSWVYQNVKGYIASRKANGSMPRADSVNINIPDTGRPAIQQQTVLVSGTEGAEVAINGRDYGRIPLTIQNLDPGQYRVTVTKEGFQTKQINLRLNPGQNLNLTANLIPQNNDPGFLKLSVKPWAEIYLNGRYYERTPLDNPLKLSPGKYQLILRHPNRREYLDTLAIGPGDTLSLDVFMPEAFGYLRLTVSPWAVVHIDGEEMGTTPLGSPLKISIGEHELKLSGPAGKEWKENLNIEEEKTLDRNIILK, encoded by the coding sequence ATGAAGGAAAGGATCGGCAATTACCAGGTCAGCTCGGTGCTTTCCAGCGGGGGCATGGCCACGATCTATCTGGGGCGGCATGCCGAGCTGGGCCGGCAGGTGGTGATCAAACAGCTTCATCCTCATCTGGCCAACGATCAGGGTTTTGTAAAAAGATTTGAACGCGAGGCCAAGCTGCTGGGACGGCTGCATCACGAGAACATTGTGGATGTGACCGATTACTTTGAACTGGAAGGGTCATATTACATAATCCTGGAATATATTGACGGTTGTTCTCTAAAGGATCTGTTGGCCCAACAGCAAAAACTTCCTTTTTTGCTGTCAGTCTATGTGGTGGGGCAGATAGCTCAGGGTCTTTGGCACGCCCACCAGAACCAGATCATCCACCGGGATATCAAGCCGGCCAATGTCATGCTGACCAGGGGGGGCGGGGTTAAGATCACAGATTTTGGGCTGGCCTACGCCCAGGAGGCTCTGGGAATAACCGATCCCGGGACCTTTGTGGGGACCCCGGCCTATCTGGCCCCGGAACAGTTAAAAGGCCAGCCGGCCGATGCCCAGTCCGACATCTATGCCCTGGGGGTGATGTTCTACGAGATGCTTTCCGGGAATAACCCTTTTGCCGGACAGACCCACTCCGAGACCATTGACCGGACCCTGCGGCTGGTTCCCAAAAGCCTGGCCCGGCAGGATTCCGAACTACCGCTGGGGGTGGACTCGGTAATTCAGAAGCTCTTGGACAAGAACCCCAAGCACCGTTACGGCGATGCCGGAAAACTTTTAGCCGGACTGACGCCATACCAGATGGGCAGTCCTGAAGCGCTTTCCCGCTATATCAGCGCGCCCCTAAGCTATGTTCCCCGGCAGGAAGACCTGACCCTGATAAAAAAAATGGCCCGGACCGAGCGGCGGGTCTTCGTGGTCCGTCAGACCCTGTTCATTGCTACTTTGGCGGCGTTGATGGTATTTTCCAGCAGCTGGGTCTATCAAAATGTCAAAGGATATATCGCCAGCCGTAAAGCCAATGGCAGTATGCCCCGGGCGGACTCCGTTAATATAAATATTCCGGATACAGGCAGACCGGCGATCCAGCAGCAAACAGTTTTGGTTTCTGGTACGGAAGGGGCGGAGGTGGCCATAAATGGCCGCGATTACGGCAGAATTCCCCTGACCATTCAAAATCTGGATCCTGGGCAGTACCGGGTTACGGTCACCAAGGAAGGTTTTCAGACAAAACAGATCAACCTCAGGCTAAATCCCGGCCAGAACCTTAACCTTACGGCCAATCTGATACCTCAAAACAATGATCCTGGCTTTCTTAAACTTTCGGTGAAACCCTGGGCCGAGATATATCTTAACGGCCGATATTACGAACGCACGCCTTTGGATAATCCGCTAAAGCTTTCACCCGGCAAATACCAATTGATACTAAGGCATCCCAACCGCAGGGAATACCTTGATACCCTGGCAATAGGTCCCGGCGACACCTTATCGTTGGATGTTTTTATGCCGGAGGCTTTTGGATACTTAAGGCTTACCGTTTCTCCCTGGGCAGTGGTTCACATAGACGGAGAGGAGATGGGGACCACTCCGCTGGGGTCGCCGTTGAAAATTTCCATCGGGGAACATGAACTAAAACTTTCAGGCCCGGCGGGAAAAGAGTGGAAAGAAAACCTGAACATCGAAGAGGAAAAGACTTTGGACCGGAACATAATCCTGAAATGA
- a CDS encoding carboxypeptidase regulatory-like domain-containing protein yields the protein MKKTNPFIVLLAFSLLAVLGCGPDAKRDNPLDPVNGRGVWGTVRNSKASPVPGAVVTARPVNINTVCDAQGAYSLDLTGGERYVLTVSHPQYRDALDTIDVPADGKLEKDFILTGKPSLLLPKVNTYVIAHENGTFDRGLKLECRGTHPDGQSYLGDYFFYSVVNNFNYPAQVTAFDSLSNSYSWDLNLGIIFGSVPDPETLIIGRPVFFIIEPGEGLSALQSFVPLFSSVPTNLMPNNGTLLTLPGTLSWTNSQASGVEITIEIWQGTQLKWSLTTASVSNVNCNASLVSGGYTWVVRTTDIDGNTAASEATFIIP from the coding sequence ATGAAAAAAACAAATCCTTTCATAGTGCTATTGGCCTTTAGTCTGCTGGCCGTTCTGGGCTGCGGGCCGGATGCCAAGCGCGATAACCCGCTTGATCCGGTCAACGGCCGGGGGGTTTGGGGCACGGTCCGCAATTCAAAAGCATCACCGGTGCCGGGAGCGGTGGTCACAGCCCGTCCGGTCAATATCAATACCGTTTGCGATGCCCAAGGAGCCTACAGCCTGGATCTTACCGGAGGGGAAAGATATGTGCTGACGGTCAGCCATCCCCAATACCGGGACGCTTTAGATACGATAGATGTTCCTGCCGACGGCAAACTGGAGAAAGATTTCATTTTGACCGGGAAACCATCTTTGTTACTGCCCAAGGTCAACACTTATGTGATAGCCCACGAAAATGGGACTTTTGACAGAGGCCTGAAACTGGAATGCCGGGGAACTCACCCTGACGGCCAGAGCTACTTGGGAGATTATTTCTTTTATTCAGTGGTCAATAACTTCAATTATCCAGCCCAGGTCACTGCTTTTGACTCCTTAAGCAACAGTTATAGCTGGGATCTTAATCTGGGAATAATCTTTGGATCCGTTCCTGACCCTGAAACATTGATTATTGGACGACCGGTATTTTTCATCATAGAGCCGGGGGAGGGCCTATCAGCACTACAGTCTTTTGTTCCATTATTCAGTTCTGTCCCGACAAACCTTATGCCCAATAACGGAACGCTGTTAACCCTGCCAGGCACTTTAAGCTGGACCAATAGCCAAGCGAGCGGGGTAGAAATCACCATTGAGATCTGGCAGGGGACCCAGCTTAAATGGTCTTTGACCACAGCCAGTGTCTCCAATGTTAACTGCAATGCATCACTTGTTTCCGGTGGTTACACCTGGGTAGTAAGAACCACCGACATCGACGGGAATACCGCAGCTTCCGAAGCAACTTTCATCATACCATAA
- a CDS encoding methyl-accepting chemotaxis protein, with product MNNRSKWQSLYAWAVTVLGLGLLFYMLKGGIGVPLWLMLTLLVIGTGCQWFTVALPGGVHVSLDLVMVYFTFLVWGPAPAALVIAVSSIFHQIRRKKPWQRVFFIGGQFVLAVFLMSQAFILLQGKGGGDVLGWLNIPVLIGVLLVYVIVNDFMVGSYHLITGDFGWPETMKMTWADLKLNLTLAPVSILAVFLYSRLGWIGLLAMLVPAVIIGWSVMTLLKSQEKENSVSIESKLISSFAIVLFSALTLVTGILLVTMFNVLTGFLQQEMLVSDQAQFYAEIITPLFQKMLTNVVVLLLVTFLIVIFLIRNMIRRMVSQPIGQLGSMLKDLAESSADLTRRVQYSANDEIGRLGMHFNSFAARLEELVRIVMNTANNVAATSEELAASTQEMSASQQEISATLQRVSQGSVTQVSSVKETKDAINEISSSVDEVNLSAQEAAKSASQALGMASEGEKAMTAITEQMGKIDDTMTRLSFVIGGLEKKTGEISQITELISAVAWRTNLLALNAAIEAARAGESGRGFAVVAGEVKKLAERTASATKQIDGLIKEIQSETIQTVNAMREGLVEVGSGKQLAENGNKAFFQIIETVKNSSEGSLKISQTTEGQVEGAKRIVLAIEQVEAVAEETASGMEQTAAAHQEQMASMQEMTASAQELARSAEEMKRLVGNFTVKEGQGK from the coding sequence ATGAACAACAGATCCAAATGGCAAAGCTTATACGCCTGGGCGGTAACTGTTCTGGGCCTGGGCTTGCTGTTCTATATGCTGAAAGGCGGGATCGGGGTACCGCTCTGGCTGATGCTGACACTTTTGGTGATAGGCACCGGATGCCAGTGGTTTACCGTGGCCCTGCCCGGCGGGGTGCATGTCTCGCTGGATCTGGTGATGGTCTACTTCACTTTTCTGGTCTGGGGTCCGGCTCCGGCGGCCCTGGTCATAGCCGTCAGCTCCATCTTCCACCAGATCAGGCGGAAAAAACCGTGGCAAAGGGTTTTCTTCATCGGGGGACAATTCGTATTGGCTGTATTTCTGATGTCCCAGGCCTTCATCCTGCTGCAGGGCAAGGGAGGCGGTGATGTTTTGGGATGGCTCAATATTCCGGTATTGATAGGGGTTTTGCTGGTCTACGTCATAGTCAATGATTTTATGGTGGGAAGCTACCATTTAATCACCGGTGACTTCGGCTGGCCGGAAACCATGAAAATGACCTGGGCCGACCTTAAGCTCAACCTGACCCTGGCCCCCGTCTCAATCCTGGCGGTATTCCTGTATTCCCGGCTGGGCTGGATAGGACTTCTGGCCATGCTGGTTCCGGCTGTGATAATCGGATGGTCGGTGATGACCCTCCTTAAGTCGCAGGAAAAAGAAAACAGCGTCAGCATTGAATCCAAACTGATCTCCAGTTTTGCCATCGTGCTTTTTTCCGCACTGACATTGGTTACCGGAATACTGTTGGTGACGATGTTCAACGTGCTGACCGGTTTTTTGCAGCAGGAAATGCTGGTAAGCGACCAAGCCCAGTTCTACGCCGAGATCATTACTCCTTTGTTCCAGAAAATGCTGACCAATGTGGTGGTTTTACTGTTGGTTACTTTTCTGATAGTCATCTTTTTGATCAGGAACATGATCCGCCGGATGGTTTCCCAGCCCATCGGCCAGCTGGGCAGCATGCTTAAGGACCTGGCCGAAAGCTCGGCCGATCTGACCCGCCGGGTGCAGTATTCGGCCAATGATGAAATAGGCAGGCTGGGCATGCATTTCAACAGTTTTGCCGCCAGACTGGAAGAGCTGGTCAGGATAGTGATGAACACCGCCAACAACGTGGCCGCCACTTCCGAGGAACTGGCAGCCTCCACTCAGGAGATGAGCGCCTCCCAGCAGGAGATCTCCGCCACCCTGCAGAGGGTCTCACAGGGCTCAGTCACCCAGGTTTCGTCGGTCAAGGAGACCAAGGACGCCATCAACGAAATATCTTCCTCGGTTGATGAGGTCAATTTAAGCGCCCAGGAAGCAGCCAAATCGGCCAGCCAGGCTTTGGGTATGGCCTCGGAGGGCGAGAAGGCCATGACCGCCATCACTGAGCAGATGGGCAAGATCGACGACACCATGACCAGGCTGTCGTTCGTGATCGGGGGGCTGGAGAAGAAGACCGGTGAGATCAGCCAGATCACAGAACTGATCTCGGCCGTGGCCTGGCGCACCAATCTGCTGGCCCTGAACGCGGCCATCGAGGCGGCCCGGGCCGGCGAATCGGGCCGGGGTTTTGCGGTGGTGGCCGGCGAGGTTAAAAAGCTGGCCGAACGCACAGCCTCCGCCACCAAGCAGATAGATGGACTGATCAAGGAGATCCAGTCCGAGACCATTCAGACCGTCAACGCCATGCGGGAGGGCTTGGTGGAAGTGGGCAGCGGCAAACAACTGGCTGAGAACGGGAACAAGGCATTCTTCCAGATCATCGAGACGGTGAAAAATTCATCCGAGGGATCGCTGAAGATATCCCAGACCACCGAAGGACAGGTGGAGGGGGCCAAGAGGATAGTGCTGGCCATAGAGCAAGTGGAGGCGGTGGCAGAGGAAACGGCTTCCGGCATGGAACAGACCGCGGCCGCCCACCAGGAGCAGATGGCTTCAATGCAGGAGATGACCGCCAGCGCCCAGGAACTTGCCCGGTCGGCCGAGGAGATGAAACGTCTGGTAGGAAACTTTACTGTTAAGGAGGGCCAGGGAAAATGA
- a CDS encoding glycosyltransferase, whose translation MKISIGIPCYNEAANIEKLLDRLLMFDSSCYILEEVIVIASGCTDGTPDIVSKKMKADPRIRLLVQESREGKASAVNLFISSSVSPILVMLSGDILPRPGALEEMLKAFDDPKTGVAAGQIIPLNDPGDFIGYYVGLFWRLHHRLALNGFKAGEAVAFRKVIGGIPVDTATDETWIVMQVLEKGFINSYVPGAVFYNRGPENLADFFKVRRRHLIGYHHMKILRPDWKLPDTMNNLKVLALLKDELSWSPRRLAFLAGAVSLEALARLLAWIDFHVLKRNPFIWPMASSTKQVEERS comes from the coding sequence ATGAAAATATCGATCGGCATACCATGTTATAACGAGGCGGCCAATATTGAAAAACTTTTGGACCGCCTTTTAATGTTTGACTCATCCTGTTACATCCTGGAGGAAGTCATCGTTATTGCCTCCGGCTGCACCGACGGCACTCCGGACATTGTCAGTAAAAAGATGAAAGCTGATCCCCGGATCCGCCTGCTGGTGCAGGAAAGCAGGGAGGGAAAGGCTTCGGCGGTCAACTTGTTCATCAGCAGTTCCGTTTCCCCTATTCTGGTAATGTTAAGCGGAGATATTCTGCCCCGGCCCGGAGCGCTGGAGGAAATGCTCAAGGCATTTGACGACCCCAAAACCGGCGTGGCGGCCGGACAGATCATACCACTGAACGATCCCGGTGATTTCATCGGTTATTATGTTGGTTTGTTCTGGCGGCTGCATCACCGGCTGGCTTTGAACGGTTTCAAGGCCGGAGAGGCGGTGGCCTTCCGGAAGGTGATCGGCGGGATCCCGGTGGACACCGCCACCGACGAAACCTGGATAGTGATGCAGGTCCTGGAAAAGGGATTTATAAACAGTTATGTTCCCGGAGCGGTATTTTACAACCGCGGCCCGGAGAACCTGGCTGATTTCTTCAAGGTCCGCCGCCGGCACCTGATAGGCTACCATCATATGAAAATACTGAGGCCGGACTGGAAGCTTCCCGATACCATGAACAATCTAAAAGTGCTGGCCCTGCTTAAGGACGAACTGTCCTGGTCGCCCCGCCGGCTGGCCTTCTTGGCCGGGGCGGTTTCCCTGGAAGCCCTGGCCAGGCTTCTGGCCTGGATCGATTTCCATGTCCTGAAAAGAAATCCGTTCATCTGGCCCATGGCCTCTTCCACCAAGCAGGTAGAGGAACGATCATGA
- a CDS encoding sigma 54-interacting transcriptional regulator: MLALYDISQVINSIQEPEELFNRVMDLVISTTKAERGLLMIKEQPSGELAVKVARNFQRRPIENPDEISQTILTQVLESGEGTLTSDAKTDPRFSGSESVMLYNILSIICVPLKKQDQTIGLIYVDSRTTRNVFTERDKVFLAAFANMAAISIENARLQARLRQENLILKEEISRQYRFENIVGQSTKFLAALSVVEKVLDSNVPVLIQGESGTGKELVAKAIHYNGPRKEKNFVAQYCGALPETLLESELFGYKKGAFTGAATNKMGLFEMADGGTFFLDEIGDISPAIQAKLLRVLQDGEMRRVGDTQSIKVDVRVISATNRDLIQEVKSGRFREDLFYRLNVVTINLPSLRERQSDIPLLCRHFLQTAPAAQSKGIDQIENKALAVLMDYGWPGNIRELENVISYAVVMAKGQTIRLEDLPDQIKTARSGPAAVVSGQSMREMEKNLIIATLKSCQGNRRQTADQLGISLRTLQYKLKELKHDDAVSQA, encoded by the coding sequence ATGCTGGCCCTTTACGACATCAGCCAGGTGATCAACTCCATCCAGGAGCCGGAGGAGCTGTTCAACCGGGTAATGGATCTGGTGATCTCCACCACCAAGGCCGAGCGGGGCCTGCTGATGATCAAGGAACAACCGTCGGGTGAACTGGCGGTGAAGGTGGCCCGCAACTTCCAGCGCCGGCCCATAGAAAACCCCGATGAGATCTCCCAGACCATCCTGACCCAGGTGCTGGAAAGCGGGGAAGGGACCCTGACCTCCGATGCCAAGACCGATCCCCGGTTCTCCGGCTCGGAGAGCGTGATGCTTTACAACATCCTCTCCATCATCTGCGTTCCCCTTAAAAAGCAGGACCAGACCATCGGCCTGATCTATGTGGACAGCCGCACCACCAGGAATGTCTTCACCGAGCGGGACAAAGTATTCCTGGCGGCCTTCGCCAACATGGCGGCCATTTCCATAGAGAATGCCAGGCTTCAGGCCCGGCTGAGGCAGGAGAACCTGATCCTGAAGGAGGAGATCAGCCGCCAGTACCGGTTCGAGAACATCGTCGGGCAGTCCACCAAGTTCCTGGCGGCCCTTTCTGTGGTGGAGAAGGTGCTGGACAGCAATGTCCCGGTCCTGATCCAGGGCGAATCCGGCACCGGCAAGGAATTGGTGGCCAAGGCCATCCATTATAACGGTCCCCGCAAGGAAAAGAATTTTGTGGCCCAGTACTGCGGCGCCCTGCCTGAGACCCTGCTGGAATCAGAATTGTTCGGCTATAAAAAAGGCGCCTTTACCGGGGCCGCCACCAACAAGATGGGCCTGTTCGAGATGGCCGACGGCGGCACTTTCTTTCTGGACGAGATCGGAGATATCTCGCCGGCCATCCAGGCCAAGCTCCTGCGGGTGCTGCAGGACGGCGAGATGCGCCGGGTGGGGGATACCCAGAGCATCAAAGTTGACGTCCGGGTGATCTCGGCCACCAACCGGGACCTGATCCAGGAAGTAAAATCTGGCCGGTTCCGGGAAGATCTTTTCTACCGCCTTAATGTGGTGACCATCAACCTGCCCAGCCTGCGGGAAAGGCAGAGCGACATTCCTCTGCTTTGCCGGCATTTCCTTCAGACCGCACCCGCCGCCCAGTCCAAAGGCATCGACCAGATAGAGAACAAAGCCCTGGCCGTTCTGATGGATTACGGCTGGCCGGGAAACATTCGGGAACTGGAAAACGTCATTTCCTATGCCGTGGTGATGGCCAAGGGCCAGACCATCCGCCTGGAAGATCTTCCCGATCAGATAAAAACCGCCAGGTCCGGACCCGCCGCCGTGGTGTCCGGCCAGTCCATGAGGGAGATGGAGAAGAACCTGATCATCGCCACCTTAAAATCATGCCAGGGCAACCGCCGCCAGACGGCGGATCAGCTGGGGATCAGCTTGCGCACCCTGCAATACAAACTTAAAGAACTGAAGCACGATGATGCCGTTTCCCAAGCCTGA
- a CDS encoding chemotaxis response regulator protein-glutamate methylesterase yields MTNKKPIRVLVVDDSALMRKMVGDIISTTPGLELAGTANDGLECLAQVKKLKPDVVTLDIEMPVMDGLKALARLMSETPVAVLMLSAHAVEGAEATLLALELGAVDFVTKPSGSISLDIEKVRQQLVEKITVAAGVDLDKLRNQRHKKAEPASAIAHSPAHGQKIVAIGSSTGGTRALAEIIPKLPGNLNAGLILIQHMPVGFTKSLAERLSSRSRIMVQEAKEGDIVKPGLALLVPADYHLTIDPSGQNIQLNQDPPRFGVRPSVDVTMESLAASAKLPLVGVILTGMGHDGAKGMAAIKRQGGHTIAEDRSTCVVFGMPKSAIETGMVDLVLPLDQIPGAIVSACS; encoded by the coding sequence ATGACTAATAAAAAACCTATACGGGTACTGGTGGTAGACGATTCCGCTCTAATGCGGAAAATGGTGGGCGATATAATCTCCACTACACCGGGATTGGAACTGGCCGGAACCGCTAATGATGGGTTAGAATGTTTGGCTCAGGTAAAAAAACTCAAACCCGATGTGGTGACTCTGGACATCGAGATGCCGGTCATGGACGGGCTGAAGGCCCTGGCCCGTCTGATGAGCGAGACCCCGGTGGCTGTCCTGATGCTCTCTGCCCATGCGGTGGAAGGCGCGGAGGCAACCCTGCTGGCCCTGGAGCTGGGAGCGGTTGATTTCGTCACCAAACCTTCGGGCTCAATCTCGCTGGACATAGAAAAGGTCCGCCAGCAGCTGGTGGAAAAGATAACCGTGGCGGCCGGGGTGGACCTGGATAAATTAAGGAACCAGCGCCACAAGAAAGCCGAGCCGGCATCGGCCATTGCCCACTCCCCGGCCCACGGCCAGAAGATTGTGGCCATTGGCTCATCGACCGGCGGCACCAGGGCTTTGGCCGAGATCATTCCGAAACTTCCAGGAAATCTCAATGCCGGGTTGATACTGATCCAGCATATGCCGGTAGGCTTCACCAAATCCCTGGCGGAAAGGCTTTCCTCCCGCAGCCGGATCATGGTGCAGGAGGCCAAGGAGGGAGACATTGTCAAGCCCGGACTGGCGCTTTTGGTTCCGGCCGATTATCATTTGACAATTGATCCGTCCGGACAGAATATCCAGCTTAACCAGGATCCGCCCCGTTTCGGGGTGCGGCCCTCGGTGGATGTGACCATGGAATCATTGGCGGCCAGCGCCAAACTGCCGTTAGTGGGAGTGATATTAACCGGGATGGGGCATGACGGAGCCAAGGGAATGGCGGCCATTAAACGGCAGGGAGGGCATACCATTGCCGAGGACCGCAGCACCTGCGTGGTCTTTGGAATGCCGAAATCAGCAATTGAGACTGGGATGGTGGACCTGGTGTTGCCGCTGGACCAGATCCCCGGGGCCATAGTTTCGGCCTGTTCATAA
- a CDS encoding chemotaxis protein CheW, producing the protein MGETAGKALIVRSGAELFALEMTAVQEVIYHPDITVLPRDNGFITGMCLWQDKQVPVADLGLFLGSTQPVLIGDLVITVTAGKETGLLVEEIGPIVDIPLASLISVDKNFIQDQGKVQQAFEHQGKLVFIIETKTLIKQVAQ; encoded by the coding sequence GTGGGCGAAACTGCCGGAAAAGCTCTGATAGTCCGCTCCGGAGCAGAGCTCTTTGCTTTGGAAATGACGGCGGTGCAGGAGGTGATCTATCACCCCGACATCACCGTCCTGCCCCGGGACAACGGTTTCATCACCGGAATGTGCCTCTGGCAGGACAAACAGGTGCCGGTAGCCGACCTGGGCTTGTTCCTGGGAAGCACGCAGCCGGTCCTCATCGGTGATCTGGTGATCACGGTCACTGCCGGAAAAGAGACCGGACTGTTGGTGGAGGAGATCGGACCCATAGTGGACATTCCACTTGCTTCCTTGATCTCGGTGGATAAGAATTTCATTCAGGACCAGGGAAAGGTACAGCAGGCTTTTGAGCATCAGGGGAAGCTGGTATTTATCATTGAGACTAAAACTTTAATAAAACAAGTGGCACAATAA